A region from the Chanodichthys erythropterus isolate Z2021 chromosome 5, ASM2448905v1, whole genome shotgun sequence genome encodes:
- the cacul1 gene encoding CDK2-associated and cullin domain-containing protein 1 isoform X1 produces the protein MEEMEEDPLEMIEDDNHNCSAAEGVCESVCSPEQVCVDYDSSSESDSSATSASNSAALLLNSTSKFLLNAMTAEDYRTVYWPKLERAIEHLLTQSPMDHISISYEQIYSHVYKCVCQQHSELLYNDLMWKITSHLEQVSSELQASPPEHLIENFNLALTQYTAALHCIVPVFIYMNKFYIETKLNRDLRDDLMKLFSDHVAEKHVSTLLPLLKKAHSMPFQVKPSTMESVVKGLYTLRPDWVPLAPALFSRFIPQIDPPALESQLPYYAAQDKKLQMELCQNGFSRGDQSRKRASEES, from the exons ATGGAGGAGATGGAGGAGGACCCGCTGGAGATGATTGAGGATGATAATCACAACTGCAGCGCTGCTGagggtgtgtgtgagagtgtgtgttcaCCTGAGCAGGTGTGTGTGGATTATGATTCCAGTAGCGAGTCCGACAGTTCGGCCACATCTGCGTCTAACAGCGCCGCGCTGCTGCTCAACTCGACCTCCAAGTTCC TCTTGAATGCAATGACAGCAGAAGACTACAGGACAGTTTACTGGCCAAAGCTAGAGAGAGCCATTGAGCATCTGCTCACTCAGAGCCCAATGGACCACATCTCCATCTCATACGAACAGATCTACAG TCACGTTTATAAGTGCGTGTGCCAACAACACTCAGAGCTGCTCTACAATGACTTGATGTGGAAGATCACGTCTCATCTTGAACAAGTGTCTTCTGAGCTACAG GCCAGCCCACCAGAACATTTGATTGAAAACTTCAACCTGGCTCTGACGCAGTACACCGCCGCCCTACACTGCATCGTTCCCGTCTTCATCTATATG AACAAGTTCTACATTGAAACCAAGCTGAACCGAGACCTGCGGGACGACCTTATGAAGCTTTTCTCGGATCATGTAGCAGAAAAACACGTCAGCACGTTACTGC CTCTTCTTAAAAAGGCTCATTCCATGCCATTTCAAGTCAAACCGTCAACTATGGAGAGTGTTGTGAAAGGTCTTTACACCCTCCGGCCAG ACTGGGTTCCTCTTGCTCCGGCTCTGTTTTCGAGATTCATTCCTCAGATCGATCCTCCTGCTCTGGAGTCTCAGCTCCCGTATTACGCTGCTCAAGACAAAAAACTGCAGATGGAGCTGTGTCAGAACGGCTTCTCCAG GGGCGATCAGTCGCGGAAGCGAGCGAGTGAAGAATCGTGA
- the cacul1 gene encoding CDK2-associated and cullin domain-containing protein 1 isoform X2: MEEMEEDPLEMIEDDNHNCSAAEVLNAMTAEDYRTVYWPKLERAIEHLLTQSPMDHISISYEQIYSHVYKCVCQQHSELLYNDLMWKITSHLEQVSSELQASPPEHLIENFNLALTQYTAALHCIVPVFIYMNKFYIETKLNRDLRDDLMKLFSDHVAEKHVSTLLPLLKKAHSMPFQVKPSTMESVVKGLYTLRPDWVPLAPALFSRFIPQIDPPALESQLPYYAAQDKKLQMELCQNGFSRGDQSRKRASEES, translated from the exons ATGGAGGAGATGGAGGAGGACCCGCTGGAGATGATTGAGGATGATAATCACAACTGCAGCGCTGCTGagg TCTTGAATGCAATGACAGCAGAAGACTACAGGACAGTTTACTGGCCAAAGCTAGAGAGAGCCATTGAGCATCTGCTCACTCAGAGCCCAATGGACCACATCTCCATCTCATACGAACAGATCTACAG TCACGTTTATAAGTGCGTGTGCCAACAACACTCAGAGCTGCTCTACAATGACTTGATGTGGAAGATCACGTCTCATCTTGAACAAGTGTCTTCTGAGCTACAG GCCAGCCCACCAGAACATTTGATTGAAAACTTCAACCTGGCTCTGACGCAGTACACCGCCGCCCTACACTGCATCGTTCCCGTCTTCATCTATATG AACAAGTTCTACATTGAAACCAAGCTGAACCGAGACCTGCGGGACGACCTTATGAAGCTTTTCTCGGATCATGTAGCAGAAAAACACGTCAGCACGTTACTGC CTCTTCTTAAAAAGGCTCATTCCATGCCATTTCAAGTCAAACCGTCAACTATGGAGAGTGTTGTGAAAGGTCTTTACACCCTCCGGCCAG ACTGGGTTCCTCTTGCTCCGGCTCTGTTTTCGAGATTCATTCCTCAGATCGATCCTCCTGCTCTGGAGTCTCAGCTCCCGTATTACGCTGCTCAAGACAAAAAACTGCAGATGGAGCTGTGTCAGAACGGCTTCTCCAG GGGCGATCAGTCGCGGAAGCGAGCGAGTGAAGAATCGTGA
- the sirt1 gene encoding NAD-dependent protein deacetylase sirtuin-1, translated as MADGENKRAEPADAAELDEPLLKRPRLLDPPGDSELSAAGGTEPVEAEPALMDETQQASLNNNNNKHTEPGLTAEPEPELSEFIDEGVHPNGFTSPDLLHDDDDCSSRASSSDWTPQPHIGSYRFIQQHIMRGTDPRAILKDLLPETVLPPDLDDMTLWQIIINISEPPKRKKRKDINTLEDVVRLLNERKKVLVLTGAGVSVSCGIPDFRSRDGIYARLAVDFPDLPDPQAMFDIDYFRRDPRPFFKFAKEIYPGQFQPSPCHRFISMLDKKGRLLRNYTQNIDTLEQAAGIQKIIQCHGSFATASCLVCKHKVDCEAIREDIFNQVVPHCPRCPSDIPYAIMKPDIVFFGENLPEFFHRAMKQDKDEVDLLIVIGSSLKVRPVALIPSSIPHDVPQVLINREPLPHLNFDVELLGDCDVIVNELCHRLGGDFEQLCYNSSRLSEITEKPPAPLPAPPEQTSAESTSTDPDHAQALTDASEEVRITGCQNSLSPKKEEEMASSPAARQTSPHPEPLPETNTEELVSKTEELNPKVHSPKPASPCRKAACDAAEALESTEDTQCAKDEEATDRQRVVKMRRRCWRSRICQSPISKRLGASQYLFQAPNRYIFHGAEVYSSSEDETSSSCGSDSEGSRCSADTFENEDSDVEEDGAAVTEKDADGHLAETVQDSEHKRLQTDCTADTNHH; from the exons ATGGCGGACGGCGAAAATAAACGGGCCGAACCTGCCGACGCCGCTGAGCTGGACGAGCCGCTTCTGAAGAGACCGAGACTTCTGGATCCGCCCGGTGATTCGGAGCTGAGCGCTGCTGGCGGAACCGAGCCGGTGGAGGCGGAACCGGCGCTGATGGACGAGACCCAGCAGGCCtcactcaacaacaacaacaacaagcacACTGAACCTGGACTGACCGCCGAACCAGAACCGGAGCTCTCTG AGTTCATTGACGAAGGTGTCCACCCCAATGGTTTTACGTCACCTGATCTTCTTCACGATGATGATGACTGCTCTTCTCGCGCCAGCTCCAGTGACTGGACGCCTCAACCACACATTG GTTCCTATCGGTTCATTCAGCAGCACATCATGAGAGGAACCGACCCGAGGGCCATTTTAAAAGACTTGCTTCCCGAAACTGTCCTTCCACCAGATCTGGACGACATGACACTGTGGCAGATCATCATCAACATCTCAGAACCGCCCAAAAGGAAAAAGCGCAAAGACATCAACACATTAGAGGACGTTGTCCGACTCCTGAATGAGAGAAAGAAGGTTCTCGTGCTCACCGGCGCTGGG GTGTCTGTTTCTTGCGGGATTCCTGACTTTCGGTCTAGAGATGGCATATACGCTAGACTCGCTGTGGATTTTCCTGACCTTCCTGATCCTCAAGCCATGTTTGACATAGACTACTTTAGAAGAGATCCCAGGCCTTTTTTCAAATTTGCCAAG GAAATCTATCCAGGACAGTTCCAGCCGTCTCCATGTCACAGGTTCATATCAATGCTGGATAAGAAGGGAAGGTTACTGAGGAACTACACTCAGAACATCGACACACTGGAACAGGCCGCTGGTATCCAAAAGATCATTCAGTGTCATG GTTCTTTTGCGACTGCATCCTGTCTTGTCTGTAAACATAAGGTTGACTGTGAGGCCATAAGAGAGGATATATTCAACCAG GTTGTTCCTCACTGTCCGAGGTGTCCGTCAGATATCCCATATGCCATCATGAAACCAGACATCGTCTTCTTTGGCGAGAACCTTCCAGAATTTTTTCACAGAGCCATGAAGCAGGATAAAGATGAGGTGGACCTTCTCATTGTGATTGGCTCCTCGCTGAAAGTGCGGCCAGTGGCTCTTATACCCA GCTCTATACCTCATGACGTGCCTCAAGTCCTGATAAACCGCGAGCCGTTGCCGCACCTGAACTTTGACGTGGAGCTGCTCGGAGACTGTGACGTCATCGTGAACGAACTCTGCCATCGTCTGGGTGGCGACTTTGAGCAGCTGTGCTACAACTCATCACGTCTCAGCGAGATCACAGAGAAACCGCCTGCCCCGTTACCTGCTCCGCCTGAACAGACGTCCGCTGAGAGCACGTCCACAGACCCCGATCACGCTCAGGCCCTCACAGACGCGTCAGAGGAAGTCAGAATCACTGGTTGTCAAAATTCACTTTCTCCCAAAAAGGAGGAGGAAATGGCATCTTCTCCAGCAGCCAGGCAAACAAGCCCTCATCCAGAGCCGTTACCGGAAACTAACACTGAAGAGCTGGTCTCAAAGACGGAAGAGTTGAACCCAAAAGTCCATTCTCCAAAGCCGGCGAGTCCCTGTAGGAAGGCAGCATGTGATGCTGCAGAAGCACTGGAAAGTACTGAGGACACGCAGTGCGCTAAGGATGAAGAAGCAACCGATCGTCAACGTGTTGTTAAAATGCGGAGACGGTGCTGGAGGAGCCGGATCTGTCAGAGTCCAATCAGCAAACGACTCGGAG CCTCACAGTATTTATTTCAAGCACCGAACCGCTACATTTTCCACGGGGCTGAGGTTTACTCCAGTTCTGAAGACGAGACCTCCAGTTCCTGCGGCAGCGACAGTGAAGGCTCTCGCTGCAGCGCGGACACTTTCGAAAACGAGGACAGTGACGTGGAGGAAGATGGTGCGGCAGTGACGGAGAAAGACGCAGACGGCCACCTCGCAGAGACAGTACAAGACAGTGAACACAAACGCCTTCAAACAGACTGCACAGCAGACACAAACCACCATTAA
- the dnajc12 gene encoding dnaJ homolog subfamily C member 12: MEAILNCRTEDFEDYYGLLGCDELSTTEQIVNEFKVKALACHPDKHPENPKAVEEFQKLQEAKEILTDEKKRKNYDLWLRSRIAIPFSEWQALSDSVKTSMHWAVRTKKEPMLEAAKDTNPVNIGNGESTEEQKASEISLPSGDCWHHRFRWAGEAPSGLLLKFRNYEI, translated from the exons ATGGAGGCGATACTGAACTGCAGAACGGAGGATTTTGAAGATTATTATGGGCTTCTCGGCTGCGATGAACTGTCAACG ACTGAACAGATTGTCAATGAGTTTAAAGTGAAAGCTCTGGCCTGCCACCCTGACAAACACCCAGAGAACCCCAAAGCAG TGGAGGAGTTCCAGAAGCTACAGGAAGCTAAAGAGATTCTCACAGAtgagaagaaaagaaagaattaCGATCTCTGGCTCAGAAGTCGAATTGCAATCCCATTCAGCGAATGGCAAGCGCTCAGTGACTCGGTTAAAACT TCGATGCATTGGGCTGTGAGGACCAAGAAAGAGCCGATGCTCGAGGCCGCAAAAGACACAAATCCCGTGAACATCGGGAATGGAGAATCCACAGAGGAGCAGAAAGCTTCTGAAATATCACTGCCGTCAG GCGATTGTTGGCATCACAGGTTTCGATGGGCTGGTGAAGCTCCCTCTGGCCTTTTACTGAAGTTCAGGAActatgaaatataa